The following proteins come from a genomic window of Burkholderiales bacterium:
- a CDS encoding cytochrome c oxidase assembly protein, with protein sequence MDWPAPRRGLPTTRMIKPAVIFAITLLSAPAAAHVIEKSGRYAFLLTWNPDPWLIAALLATSALYAIGLGNLRGEHTRTKLPQWRALAFCGGWLALVAALISPLDALGSMLFSAHMVQHELLMLVAAPLLVLGKPLAVFVWGLPASWRRALASPFRSNLWKRPWHRLTRPLAAWTIHAVVLWAWHAPLLFQASLRNNAIHELQHASFLLSALLFWWALLRGRTRLSAALYVLTTMIHTGVLGALLTFAPEPWYPLYLATTAAWGFSPLEDQQLGGLIMWVPAGFVLMFAGLLLLGKWLSAQSLRNHSLRNQPLRNPDTEPVTAAHGVES encoded by the coding sequence ATGGATTGGCCTGCACCACGGCGCGGCCTGCCTACGACGCGGATGATAAAACCAGCGGTAATCTTCGCCATCACGCTGCTGTCGGCGCCCGCGGCTGCGCACGTCATCGAGAAATCCGGCCGCTATGCCTTCTTGCTCACCTGGAACCCCGACCCGTGGCTGATCGCGGCGCTGCTCGCGACTTCCGCGCTTTATGCCATCGGGCTCGGGAATCTTCGAGGCGAACATACGCGGACCAAGCTGCCGCAATGGCGCGCTTTGGCGTTTTGCGGCGGATGGCTGGCGCTCGTGGCGGCGCTGATTTCGCCGCTCGATGCGCTCGGCAGCATGCTGTTTTCGGCGCACATGGTCCAGCACGAACTGCTGATGCTGGTCGCAGCACCCTTGCTGGTGCTCGGCAAACCGCTCGCCGTGTTCGTATGGGGTCTGCCCGCATCATGGCGGCGCGCACTCGCCAGCCCGTTCCGGTCGAACTTGTGGAAACGGCCGTGGCATCGGCTGACGAGGCCGCTGGCGGCGTGGACCATACACGCCGTCGTGCTCTGGGCCTGGCATGCACCATTGCTGTTTCAGGCCAGCCTGCGGAACAACGCCATCCACGAACTGCAGCACGCCAGTTTTCTGCTGTCCGCGCTCCTGTTCTGGTGGGCATTGCTGCGCGGCCGCACGCGTCTGTCGGCCGCGCTCTACGTCTTGACGACGATGATCCACACCGGCGTGCTCGGCGCATTGCTGACATTCGCGCCCGAGCCCTGGTATCCGCTTTATCTCGCCACGACGGCGGCGTGGGGTTTCTCGCCGCTCGAGGATCAGCAACTCGGCGGCCTCATCATGTGGGTGCCGGCTGGATTCGTCCTGATGTTCGCCGGGCTGTTACTGCTCGGCAAGTGGTTATCGGCGCAGTCTCTTCGAAACCACTCGCTTCGAAATCAGCCGCTTCGAAATCCTGATACCGAGCCGGTTACTGCGGCGCATGGTGTCGAATCATGA
- a CDS encoding c-type cytochrome, whose amino-acid sequence MKHLSLLLALLGLAGCGEKPVTPLADARGDAERGKQLLWQYGCGACHSIPEVKGAFGNVGPPLEGMAERVYLAGFLPNTPENMVRWIRAPQAVDPLTAMPDLKVTEAHAHDMAAYLYRLK is encoded by the coding sequence ATGAAGCATCTTTCACTTCTCTTGGCTTTACTGGGCCTTGCCGGATGCGGCGAAAAACCGGTGACGCCCCTGGCCGACGCGCGCGGCGATGCCGAACGCGGCAAGCAGCTATTGTGGCAATACGGCTGCGGTGCGTGTCACAGCATCCCCGAGGTCAAGGGTGCTTTCGGCAACGTCGGCCCGCCGCTTGAAGGCATGGCTGAGCGCGTGTATCTCGCCGGCTTCCTTCCCAACACGCCGGAAAACATGGTGCGCTGGATACGCGCGCCGCAAGCGGTCGATCCGCTGACCGCGATGCCCGACCTGAAAGTGACCGAAGCGCACGCGCACGATATGGCGGCGTACTTGTACCGGTTGAAGTAG
- a CDS encoding DUF3293 domain-containing protein, which translates to MRESGETYWAFVTANNPGSERLSAAENRERSGQLRSRLQELRYRVFPGRGVPQEAGWIAEESFLILGIPPEEAIRLGAALGQNAVVLGSLGKTAELAFCPSQNGQAENWREVDEHGE; encoded by the coding sequence TTGCGCGAATCCGGTGAAACGTATTGGGCCTTTGTCACGGCCAACAACCCCGGCTCGGAGCGCTTATCGGCTGCTGAAAACCGCGAGCGTAGTGGGCAGCTTCGCAGCCGGTTGCAGGAGCTGCGATATCGCGTCTTTCCGGGTCGAGGCGTACCGCAGGAGGCTGGCTGGATTGCGGAAGAAAGCTTCCTCATCCTCGGCATCCCGCCGGAAGAAGCCATCCGGCTCGGCGCGGCGTTGGGGCAAAACGCGGTTGTGCTCGGCAGCCTCGGTAAAACCGCCGAACTCGCGTTTTGTCCTTCCCAAAACGGGCAAGCAGAAAATTGGAGGGAAGTCGATGAACATGGAGAGTGA
- a CDS encoding c-type cytochrome — protein MTTRFIANSASRNPGGTAIRTLIALLVLALLAAAGGTLFIYFGVYNVAATEQHTGPVYWLMHVAMRRSVQQRAKHIAVPPLDERATIERGFRLYEANCEICHGGPGVAPDAIALGLTPLPANLAHTALHWEPAELFWVIKHGIKMAGMPAWEFRLPEPDLWAIVAFLQELPKLTPLQYKAIAQSLREVDAEAVPSLPDATPGRGDVERGKTAVYQYACVTCHKIPGIVGANAPVGPPLDKIATRVFIAGTLPNTPENMIRWLRSPLAVNPKTAMPDLRVTERDAWDIAAYLYTLK, from the coding sequence ATGACAACACGCTTTATCGCGAATTCCGCTAGCCGGAATCCCGGGGGAACGGCCATCCGAACATTGATCGCACTGCTCGTGCTCGCTCTACTCGCGGCAGCCGGCGGAACGCTGTTTATCTACTTCGGCGTTTACAACGTCGCAGCGACAGAGCAGCACACAGGGCCCGTGTACTGGCTGATGCATGTCGCCATGCGCCGCTCGGTGCAGCAGCGCGCCAAACACATCGCGGTGCCGCCGCTTGACGAGCGTGCAACCATCGAACGCGGCTTTCGGCTTTACGAGGCGAACTGCGAAATCTGCCATGGCGGACCCGGTGTCGCCCCCGATGCGATCGCACTCGGCCTGACGCCGTTGCCGGCCAATCTCGCCCATACCGCGCTGCATTGGGAACCGGCCGAGCTGTTCTGGGTGATCAAGCACGGCATCAAGATGGCCGGCATGCCGGCCTGGGAGTTTCGGCTTCCCGAACCGGATCTGTGGGCGATCGTCGCTTTCCTGCAGGAGTTGCCTAAACTCACGCCGCTGCAATACAAGGCTATCGCGCAATCGCTGCGTGAAGTCGATGCGGAAGCGGTGCCATCGTTGCCTGACGCGACGCCGGGACGCGGCGATGTCGAGCGCGGCAAAACAGCGGTTTATCAGTACGCGTGCGTGACGTGTCATAAAATACCGGGCATCGTCGGCGCCAACGCGCCGGTCGGCCCGCCGCTCGACAAAATCGCGACCCGCGTTTTTATCGCCGGCACCCTGCCGAACACCCCTGAGAACATGATCCGCTGGCTGCGCTCGCCTCTCGCGGTCAATCCAAAAACCGCGATGCCCGATCTGCGCGTGACCGAGCGCGACGCGTGGGACATCGCGGCGTACTTGTATACGCTGAAGTGA
- the coxB gene encoding cytochrome c oxidase subunit II: protein MKRLGIAISNALPVICGCLLLTACGGIQSVFDPHGPNARHTAHIGWVMFIGGTLIFLLVAAFAAYAILREPEQRGWIARHGFIIGGGIVFPLITLTALLIYDFRTTRAIGAGLDSPVFAIEVVGEQWWWRVRYAGGGDGDGNADAAGAGFVVSANEIHIPAGRTVTFALTSADVIHSFWVPNLAGKLDMIPGRTTTLRIQADRAGVFRGQCAEYCGGPHAKMAFYVVAHEPEEFERWLANERTPAQPPGTPFLAQGQRLFLGTSCAVCHQIRGTDARGQVGPDLTHVGSRISIGAGILPNNTGTLAGWIASSQHLKPGNRMPSFDAFTGEELRALAAYLESLK from the coding sequence ATGAAGCGGCTCGGCATCGCAATAAGTAACGCCTTGCCCGTTATCTGCGGTTGTCTGCTGCTCACCGCCTGCGGCGGCATCCAGTCTGTCTTCGATCCGCATGGTCCGAATGCCCGGCACACCGCGCACATCGGCTGGGTGATGTTTATCGGCGGCACGCTGATCTTTCTCCTCGTCGCTGCCTTCGCGGCATACGCGATCCTGCGCGAACCGGAACAGCGCGGCTGGATCGCGCGGCACGGTTTCATTATCGGCGGCGGCATCGTGTTTCCGCTGATCACGCTGACCGCGCTGTTGATTTACGATTTTCGCACGACGCGCGCGATCGGCGCCGGGCTTGATTCCCCTGTGTTTGCAATCGAGGTCGTCGGCGAACAATGGTGGTGGCGCGTGCGGTATGCGGGCGGTGGCGATGGTGATGGAAATGCCGATGCTGCCGGCGCAGGGTTCGTTGTCAGCGCCAACGAAATCCATATCCCGGCCGGCCGCACCGTGACGTTCGCGCTGACAAGCGCCGATGTCATTCACAGTTTCTGGGTGCCGAACCTCGCCGGCAAGCTCGACATGATTCCGGGGCGCACCACGACGCTCCGCATTCAGGCCGATCGCGCCGGCGTATTTCGCGGCCAATGCGCCGAATACTGCGGCGGCCCGCACGCGAAAATGGCGTTTTATGTCGTCGCGCACGAGCCGGAGGAATTCGAACGCTGGCTGGCGAACGAGCGCACGCCGGCGCAGCCGCCCGGCACGCCATTTCTCGCTCAAGGCCAACGCCTGTTTCTGGGAACGTCCTGCGCGGTCTGTCACCAGATACGCGGCACGGATGCGCGAGGACAAGTAGGCCCCGATCTCACACACGTCGGCAGCCGTATATCGATCGGCGCCGGCATCCTGCCCAACAATACCGGCACCTTGGCCGGCTGGATCGCGTCGAGCCAGCATTTGAAACCCGGCAACCGGATGCCGTCGTTCGACGCCTTTACCGGCGAAGAACTGCGCGCGCTGGCGGCGTATCTGGAGAGTTTGAAGTGA